The Haematobia irritans isolate KBUSLIRL chromosome 1, ASM5000362v1, whole genome shotgun sequence DNA segment ttgtcaacattttatttctatagaaaattttctcaaaagtttatttgtatataaaatttttcaaaattttatttctatcgaaaattttgtcatttttttagaaaattttgtcaaaattttatttctgtagaaaattttgacaaaattttatttctatagaaatttttgttaacattttatttatgtagaaaattttgtcaatattttattgctaaagaaaatgttgtcaaaattttatttaacatatatagaaaattttgtcaaaattttatttctatggaaaattttgtcaaaaaattatatctacagaaaatcttgtcacaattttatttctatagaatttctttttcaacattttatttctatagaaacttttgtcaaaattttatttctatggaaaattttgtcaaaaaattatatctacagaaaatcttgtcacaattttatttctatagaatttctttttcaacattttatttctatagaaacttttgtcaaaattttatttctatggaaaattttgtcaaacaattatatctacagaaaatcttgtcacaattttatttctatagaatttctttttcaacattttatttctatagaaaattttgtcaaaattttatttctatagaaaattttgttaaaatttttatttctacagaaacttttgtcaaaattttgtttctgtagaaaattttgtcaatatttgatttctatagaaaacataaaattgtacataaaatttttcaaaaatttatttctatcgaaaattttgtcaaaatgttatttctatagaaaattttgtcaaaattttatttctgtagaaaattttgtcaaaattttatttctgtagaaaattttgacaaaattttatttctatagaaatttttgttaacattttatttatgtagaaaattgtgtcaatattttattgctaaagaaaattttgtcaaaattttatttaacatatatagaaaattttgtcaaaattttatttctatggaaaattttgtcaaaattttatttctatggaaaattttgtcaacattttatttctatggaaaattttgtcaaaattttattttgatagaacatttttttatttctatagaaaattttgtcaaaattttatttctaaagaaaattttatttctttcgaaaattttgtcaaaattttacttctatagaaaattttgtcaaaattttatatctacagacaattttgtcaaatttttattactatagaaaatgttgtcaaaattttacttctatagaaacttttgtcaaaattttgtttctgtagaaagttttgtcaaaattttatttctatagaaaacttttcaacatttattttctacagaaaactttgtcaaaatgtgatttctatagaaaatgttttcaaaatttgatttctataaaaaaaaatttgtcaaaatttgatttgtcaaatttaatttgtagtttagtcatggttttaagctgaaatcaaaaacaacaacaatgattaaaagaaaaaaaccaacaataacaaaacaaaacaaaacgaatgaaaaaaaaaacaagaggaagcacgctcaaaataaaacccagccaactgcactcaaatcgatgatttgacggtggcaaagaaaagagatatgtttgtacgaatttatttcggcataagccggctatcatataaaaccttttttcggaaggttcaagtgtggttcacttttggttttagggaactgcctgaatttattctgatacttggttgatagttttgctgcaagaagaggatgctgatgaggaatgtggtaattccgaaacgtgcgtctttccaaccatcttgcagtctatagggttttgtccaaataaatttgtcaaacagTCTTttactctgttggttaagctacacttgtagtttagtcaatgcatggttttaagaaagaaaccaatacacaccataaacgatctcaagcttgattaattattttctattgaaaatttgatttctatagaaaatttttttaaaattttatttctaaaattgtgAATTACCTTTTAGTTGCAGAGgaatatttcgcaaaatctaccaaaatttcaagattccaCATCAGCTCGTCTGCCTCAGTATCAAGACTTAAGTTCATggcaatatttcataaaatcatAAATATATCTTCTCTTAGTCCATTTcagaatattgaaaaaatggtCTATTTGGACTCCATATGTGGTGTTTTCAATATagattttgcatttattttacCGAAATGTTGTATTTTACTGTCAGATGATCGGtatccagtgttgccaatttggtgcttttagcaccaaatttagtgctttatgatttctaaaaagcaccaaattgcctttttggtgccttttcaaaaaaagcaccaacttggtgctttctggcattttcatttagtgcttttggtgcttttttttattttgaacagtattaagtttaattgatacaaaaattttgattagactttcaagagccgaagaaactcaaatttattgccaaatatagaatttgattgttatgaagttggtattgattattttttaattaatattgttatttagggtattctgtaggaaagtcgagcaaTGAGAgtcgaattttcgaatttggtaaagatgtcattaaaaacgtttgtattaaattcacaaaagcacgcacaactgacataagactccttccatatattaatatagactccttccatatattaatattttgaaagttggaaaacatcactgatcaaaatgaattggacgaaagcattaaaactgatcaaagtgtatacttgaatagcggttcataatggtgagtactaagttcgagttttgccgctaaagtgaaaactatatcagtaaaaaaggcataaaattatgcatatttgctgcaaaatttattataacttgatggggaatagccaaaagcaaattttcacaatgtttgtattccttaaaatgaattattaaagaaattgtaattgtcaaaaaatgactattttagcagctaaactcgatcttaatacccaccttaacgtcttaaaattcaattcacaaaagttctataataggtacatcttcggaagtttttttttttttttttttgttttttttttttagtagagcatttagttttcgattttgtggtggaaggtggtatgttagaatttataatatatttttggtgctctttggccttggggagttcgcAACACTGTCGATATCAGTCAATTTTTGTCGATGGGTGCACTACACACCACCAaacgaaaattattatatagaaaCCATATAACCCGTTTTGGCGCTAGGACTTCGAAATCATTTTCAAGTAGAACTGAATATTTGAAATTGTACTAAATAGGGCATTGTAGTAAATAGCAGTCGACTGTATGGGGGTTTCAAGATCAGTCAAGTTCAACAAAAGTTACTCGCTCACGAAGAACTTTCATGcaaggaaattaaattaatatttttaaaactaattTCGCTATATTTAAAATGCATAATAGATATGGACTTGGTAAACTACTGTGCACCATCATACATCAATGTAACATAAGACGCACATGTGGCTAAACTATGTTAACATGAACTCGCATTCGCAATGTCACGCAATATCAAACAGACAAACTGATGAGGTCCAAAGTCACAGAATATTCAATTCTGAATGGAAAATGGGGAAAAAAGCAACAGGGCGAACTAATAATAACAGCGGAAAAGAGTGGagtaatacacacacacacacacttggtCAAGTGTTAATTATTTGTAATTGAGTTAGTTGTAAAGTTGTAACATTGTGGTAATATGATGACGTTGCCGTATCGACTTCATCCACGTATTCGATTATATGGAAATAGAGAACCAATTGAATTCCATTAACGCACATCTAGGCATTATGACAAATCTAAGGATTCCCAAGTTCATTCACCGAAAAATTCTTTTAAGCATATAacatgcgattttttttttgttctttcatgggTGGGATTTGATTTAAGTCTATAAGTCTCAATACACggagaaaaatatttccaatgacAATGCATGCCTATGTTCGGGAAGATGTGGTCCTTTTCCACCAAATATTGTTTCTAATTATGTTCTCCATTCAAGTCGTTGGATCATCATGTATCTTGATTTTATTCTTCAGTTTCTTCTCATGCACAACTAATACCTCCTGTTTTCCGAAATTGGACCATCTGCCTTCTTGAAATTTCTTTCATAAAAGCAAAGTAGATAtcttgtcatcatcatcatccagaTTTACTTGAACATTTCGAAGAATCCCTTGATGTTGCCTCAAACTACTGAATTGCCAAACACCATAAGCAAATTCTTTATGCATTAACCAGATGAAAAAATGTGTCATTTATTGTGCTTGTGATCAGAATCTTCACATTAACGTtggctttctgtagaaatcttaACGTTTCTTGTGATCCCTTACCGGAGTTTCTGTCGTTCCTTCCCGTAGATTTTCCGGGTTTGTAACTCTATGCTCAATTACATTCATAGCTCCCACATAGAACCATAATAGATCTTTGACCATTCCCTTCCAAATAGGTCAGTCCAACTCACCACATAGCTGAATAATATTCTTGCAAAACTTCCCTTTCGTTTGTTGAGTTCCAAAAAGGACTCCAAAAaagttgtatttattttttttctcacaattctattttttttaataaattttatttcattaatttacttGGCAACGATGGTCCGCAACCTATTCGTTTAAGTTGAGTTGGACCGTTATTTTAGGCTcttttagactatttagtccactaTTATCAATCAGTAGTGCCCAATACTATATTTAGTTCAATGACTGTTaagtagaaatattttattcaagtGAATATCGTATAGGACATAATGAACATGATAATAAACTAaaagaaatatgaaaaatatttattaagagCAAGTTGAAATATATATGATATTATTTCACCAAACACATATTTAAACAATatcgacagacagacggacattgctagatcATCTTACAATTCTATTGTGATCCAGTGAATTACAAAGATCAGATCGAAAATTCCTATTTCAATCTGTTACAAATGTAATGGCAAATTTATTTCACCGTCCTCCATCCCCCATCCtccatataaaacaagtaaggaaagtctaaagtctggcggggccgactatattatacccttcaccactttgtagatctaaattttcgataccatatcacatcagtcaaatgtgttgggagctatatacaaatgtttgtcccaaatacatacatataaatatcactcgatctggacagaatttgatagacttctacaaatctatatactcaaaatttaagtcggctaatgcactagggtggaacacaatattagtaaaaaacaagtaaggaaagtcgggcggagccgactatattataccctgcaccactttgtagatctaaattctcaataccatatcacatccgtcaaatgtgttgggggctatatataaaggtttgtcccaaatacataaatttaattaataaatatcactcgatctggaagaatttgatagacttctacaaaatctatagactcaaaatttaagtcggctaatgcactagggtggaacacaatgttagtaaaaaaataggggaaacgtttaaatctgaagcaattttaaggaaacttcgaaaaagtttatttactcTTTagatatgtgttagaagtttacgaaaattagagtcatttttacaacttttcgactaagcagtggcgattttacaaggaaaatgttggtattttgaccatttttgtcgaaatcagaaaaacatatatatgggagctatatctaaatctgaaccgatttcaaccaaatttggcacgcatagctacaatgctaattctactccctgtgcaaaatttcaactaaatcggagttaaaaattggcctctgtggtcatatgagtgtaaatcgggcgaaagctttatatgggagatatatccaaatctgaaccgatttcaagcaaatttggcacgcatagttacaacgctaattctactccctatgcaaaatttcaactaaatcggagcaaaaaattggcctctgtgggcaaatgagtgtaaatcgggcgaaagctatatatgggagctatatctaaatctgaaccgattttgctgatattttgcaagtttttcgagactcataaaatattcggatgtacggaatttgaggaagatcggttgatatacacgccaattatgaccagatcggtgaaaaatatatatggcagctatatctaaatctgaaccgattttttccaaaatcaatagggatcgtctttgagccgaaacaggaccctataccaaattttaggacaatcggactaaaactgcgagctgtactttgcacacaaaaatacatcaacagacagacagacagacagacagacagacggacagacagacagacggacatcgctaaatcgactcagaatttaattctaagccgatccgtatactaaaaggttggtctatgattactccttcttggcgttacatacaaatgcacaaacttattataccctgtaccacagtagtggtgaagggtataaatatgtgaaacatttcaatctgaagcaattttaaggaaactttgcaaaagtttatttatgatttatcgctcgatatatatgtattagaagtttaggaaaattagagtcatttttacaacttttcgactaagcagtggcgatttaacaaggaaaatgttggtattttgaccatttttgtcgaaatcagaaaaacatatatatgggagctatatctaaatctgaaccgatttcaaccaaatttggcacgcatagcaacactgctaattctactctctgtgcaaaatttcaactaaatcggagttaaaaattggcctctgtggtcatatgagtgtaaatcgggcgaaagctatatatgggagatatatctaaatctgaaccgatttcacccaaatttggcacgcatagctacaatgctaattctactccctgtgcaaaatttcaactaaatcgaagttaaaaattggcctctgtggtcatatgagtgtaaatcgggcgaaagctatatgtgggagatatatccaaatctgaaccgatttcaaccaaatttggcacgcatagctacaatgctaattctactccctgtgcaaaatttcaactaaatcgaagttaaaaattggcctctgtggtcatatgagtgtaaatcgggcgaaagctatatatgggagatatatccaaatctgaaccgatttcaaccaaatttggcacgcatagttagaatgctaattctactccctgtgcaaaattacaactaaatcggagttacaaattggcctctgtgatcatatgagtgtaaatcggacgaaagctatatatgggcgatatatccaaatctgaaccgatttcaaccaaatttggcacgcatagttacaatgctaattctactccatatgcaaaatttcaactaaatcggagcaaaaaattggcctctgtgggcaaatgagtgtaaatcgggcgaaagctatatatgggagctatatctaaatctgaaccgattcagctgatattttgcaagtttttcgagactcataaaatgttcgaatgtacggaatttgaggaagatcggttgatatacacgccaattatgaccagatcggtgaaaaatatatatggcagctatatctaaatctgaaccgattttttccaaaatcaatagggatcgtctttgagccgaaacaggaccctataccaaattttaggacaatcggactaaaactgcgagctgtactttgcacacaaaaatacatcaacagacagacagacggacagacagacagacagacggacatcgctaaatcgattcagaatttaattctaagccaatccgtatactaaaaggttggtctatgatttctccttcttggcgttacatacaaatgcacaaacttattataccctgtaccacagtagtggtgaagggtataaagacaTCTCATTAATGCTGCTTATctgttaaacttttatattcAAGCATTtgttcatatacatatatacacatataGGTAAAAATCATAACCCATTCGTACAaatctctataggaaaattgaaatatagaTTAGAAAAATCTATGAACATGACCTTTTCTAACTATAGATAGAGataatgaattttctatatcatCAATGTGACATTTACATTTAATTGAATATGCATAATGCAGCATAACAACAATCACGAAAGAAGAATcctagaaaatatttgaaaacaaaatgttccagaattttaacattattccaaagaattttaacattattctacgaaattttatttaaaattgcatCATCCCCAAATACGAACGGTCATCGATCCTTTCAAATCACGAATATTAagtagaatttttaaatattcccaTACCGGAATTGCAAATTAATAcatagaaatgcattttttgtgaaatatcgatatatacatttttattgcctccaccatagaatgacgGGTATACCAATTTTGCCGTTTCGCGAGGCGTTTGATATATTTTCACAACAATATTAAGATCTTATAATTGTACATTTCATAAATGGGGACAGATGTTAGGCGAACGTAGGGGTCCACTCCTGAAAGGTTTTACTGTATATtcttgaaattctgaatcgatctattgatgtccgtcagtccgtctgttgaaatcactctaactaccgaacgaaacaagctatcgatctgaaacttggcaaaagtagttgttattgatgtattgaTATCGGATAGTATTGCGAGTAAGCCACAACGGACCAgttttgggtatagcccccatataaaccgagcttCATGGAGGAGAATaaatcatccgatttggttgaaatttgaaatgtgtTGTCAGTATCTGTCCTCCAACTACCCTGCagaaattgcttcatatcgatCTGCTAGCTTCATGTAGTGTAATTTtttatcccatccggttgaaattttgtacatggtgtcaatATAAAAccatacaaacatttttctgtacactaatagaaaaagtttcgttatattaacgaaatgtgtcgttaaaagtcagccaacgaaacaaattcgttaataaaacgaaatttttcgttattataacgaattttctgttaaaaacctttcgtactattaacgaatattttcattgtattaatgaaaatgtttcgatatatcaatgaacatttttcgttggctgagttttaatgaaattttctttgtgtgtattggTCTATAATTGACGGCGTAAATTTGCACTTTGGGATACGACTTGGACTCTTTTCAAAGGACACATTATGGGATAATTTAGTAAGACTAACGAATAGAAAGGTCCTAATGAACCAGTATTGAAGCTTAGAAACTTGTTCAATTTGAACATTGATTGAACAATAGATTGTGCGTCAGTCCGGTCCGCTAGTGACGATTTCCACCAATTTCACTTTGGGAATTTCGAAAAAGTGTAGGAGCTTCatgatacacaaaaaaaaaattaaactggaAAGTGCCAAGGAGGATGTGCTTCGTTTGCACGAAAGTGgacagttaccgaatttggttttctcccatgagaagccattccaaattgagcagtttgtaaacgaaaaaaaaaattatcgggGTTATTTGTCAAAGAGGTCAGATGAAAATCTACACCTTCGACTGGTCTCCAGAATTCAAGAGCCGCCGATGGTGGGCCGCCATAATGGCCGATGGTCGCACCCCGATCATAGTCATCGACCGTGTGGTCAAAATAATTGATCGGAAAACTGTCCTACAGAAAAATGTTTCAGTCGCAGACTATGGACATTGCAACAGGACTCATCGCACTCAgtacgcgtcaaccaagaatggcttaaaactgAAGTTTCTCACTTCATTTCTACCACACATTGGCCACCAAACAATGCGGGtctcaattttttggaattttggaTACTACGGGTAccactaaaaaaaatcctaagtgCCGAcctcaacaaaaattaaaatttttaaaaatattgattttataaaaaactagctttacccggcccgcttcgctgtgcCTTTTTACCTTTATCGAAGAATTGAATGTGTAAATTGAACTATTGTGCATTGTAAGACAAACACTATTTATTGAATGTGTGGGAGGATATCTTTATTGGAGTGCTCTTGGGTATACAATATTCTTAGTTTTACCATCAGGTGCTAATATATAAAGATCCGAAGGCTACTCGTGAACATGCTACATATAGTTGTCCATGCGAAAAAGCAGGGGTTCGTTAAATTTAAGCCACATACTTGAAGAGATTGCCCCTGGGCTTTGTTGATCGTCATGGCAAATGCTAATCTAATAGGGAATTGCAGCCTTTTGAAATCGAAGGGTAAATCAGTTGGGATCATTGGAATGCGGGGAATGAGAACATCGGTTCCTTTATAATTTCCTGTTATAATTGTTCCCTCTATTAAATTGTTGTGCAGCTTTTTAACTGCTAGTCTGGTTCCGTTGCAAAGGCGAGGTGGGTCAATATTCCGTAGCAAAATGATTGGTACACCTACCTTAAGTTGCAATATATGAGGTGGAAATCCGGGTAAATCCAATGAGTTAAGAAATTCAACAGGGTAATTTACAATATCTTCTTCACGTGTAATTGTATCTATTGATTTATAAGTAGTGACACATCCAGAAATTCTTTGCAATATATTGTTATTGGTAATATTAACATCCAAATTCTTTGCCACTAGTAATGCTCGCTCTTGTAACCAATCTTGATTTTTGAAGTTAGTTTGAACATTAGGAAATACGCTTGAAATTAGAtcttccaatgattccaccattttgcaaaagttttgagGAAATGATATGCAGTTAGTTGAGGGTTCCGCGGGAATTTTGTCCgtttcccaaatttaaaagcGATTTTGAAAATTGTGCAGCTGATGCATCATTTTGAAGTTGAACTCTCATATTTGTTTTCAATTGCAAAGATTTAACGTGTCGCCATAGAAATGACGACTTCAGGCATGCGTTCAACTCGTCTGCAGGATTTGATCGGGGAACTACTGGTAATGTCTGGCGAAAATTTAAGCTAGTAACAAAAGCGCTCCACGGtggtaatttgaattttatatatatagatttaaccaaaatttaattttattttatacagaaaattttgtttttttatttattcctatacaatttttccatttttttctaccgaaaatgttgtcaaaatttaatttttataaacaattatgtcaaaattttatttctttagaaaattttgtcaaaattgtatttctatagaaaattttgccaaaattttatttctatagaagattccgtaaagattttattcctatagaaatttttgtcaatttttttatagaaagttttgtcaaaattttatttctatagaaaattttgttaaaattttttctatagaaaattttgtcaacattttatttctatggaaaattttgtaaaaatttcatatctacagaatttttccaaaattttatttctataggagattgtgccaagatattatttctatagaaatgtttgttaaaattatttctatagaaaattttgtgaaaattttatttctatagaaaattttgtcaaaattttatttctatataaaaatttgtcaacattttatttctatagaaaattttgttaaaattatttctatagaaaattttgttaaaattatttctatagaaaattttgtcaacattttatttccatggaaaattttgtaaaaatttcatatctacagaatttttccaaaattttatttataggagATTGtgccaagatattatttctatagaaatgtttgttaaaattatttctatagaaaattttgtcaaaattttatttctatagacaattttgtcaaaattttatttctatataaaaatttgtcaacattttatttctatagaaaattttgttaaaattatttctatagaaaattttgtcaacattttatttctatggaaaattttgtaagaatttcatatctacagaatttttccaaaattttatttctatagga contains these protein-coding regions:
- the LOC142233531 gene encoding ATP-dependent DNA helicase Pif1-like, which encodes MVESLEDLISSVFPNVQTNFKNQDWLQERALLVAKNLDVNITNNNILQRISGCVTTYKSIDTITREEDIVNYPVEFLNSLDLPGFPPHILQLKVGVPIILLRNIDPPRLCNGTRLAVKKLHNNLIEGTIITGNYKGTDVLIPRIPMIPTDLPFDFKRLQFPIRLAFAMTINKAQGQSLQGMVKDLLWFYVGAMNVIEHRVTNPENLREGTTETPKCTDNNIEEELELCIEYGKGFFMLSIYISPYAIRVCLIYDDIRYRGRRALEYKVGLACLWVIYHSSNSISIKQLQVTGINRKFIKHAD